From Bactrocera dorsalis isolate Fly_Bdor unplaced genomic scaffold, ASM2337382v1 BdCtg160, whole genome shotgun sequence, the proteins below share one genomic window:
- the LOC105228286 gene encoding putative protein kinase C delta type homolog isoform X3 → MGCKTHYKQSPPRGNGRVHDWERNRGWDKDRDRDRDRDRDRDRDRDREYYSDRSNFSTHKSHSYELPRQHSKEKAYTPFYEHEIDHSTVGDCTDRRTRPRSITNRRGAIKQLKTHDYNGHRFVAKFFRQPTFCAFCNLFVWGFGKKGYQCITCQTAVHKKCHEKLLSKCSGSVFNSASTILLRERFKIDMPHRFKPYTFMSPTFCDHCGSLMAGFFIQGLKCEECDVNCHKKCQHLMANLCGVNQKLIVEALACVKRGAREARESSTTPPSSNPAYTIESNEEQDETSYTYSQFQKSGRFTAPATVIPRFKNYSVDDFHFLAVLGKGSFGKVLLAELRDTTYYYAVKCLKKDVVLEDDDVDSTLIERKVLALGTKHPYLCHLFCTFQTESHLFFVMEYLNGGDLMFHIQESGRFPEERARFYGAEIISGLKFLHKKGIIYRDLKLDNVLLDFEGHVRIADFGMCKLQIYLDKTADSFCGTPDYMAPEIIKGEKYNQNVDWWSFGVLLYEMLIGQSPFSGCDEDELFWSICNEIPWFPVYISAEATGILKGLLEKDYTKRIGSQYSPAGDISEHIFFRPIDWDLLEKRQLPPPFKPLVKHPLDTQYFDRVFTKERVRLTPIEKDILHSMDQKPFLGFTYTNPHITLD, encoded by the exons atgGGATGTAAA ACACACTACAAACAATCACCGCCCAGAGGAAATGGACGTGTTCACGATTGGGAGAGGAATAGAGGTTGGGATAAAGACCGAGACCGAGACAGAGATAGAGATCGCGATCGAGACCGAGACCGAGATCGGGAATACTACAGTGATCGAAGTAATTTTAGTACTCACAAGTCGCATTCCTATGAACTGCCTCGTCAACACTCCAAAGAAAAAGCCTATACTCCATTTTACGAGCACGAAATTGACCACAGCACTGTCGGTGATTGTACAGACAGGCGAACGCGGCCACGTAGCATCACAAATCGGCGCGGCGCCATCAAACAGCTCAA AACTCACGATTACAATGGCCATAGATTTGTGGCGAAATTCTTTCGACAGCCGACGTTCTGTGCATTTTGTAACCTCTTCGTATGGGGTTTTGGCAAGAAGGGTTATCAGTGTATAA CTTGTCAAACGGCTGTGCACAAGAAGTGTCACGAGAAGCTTCTAAGCAAGTGCTCCGGCTCTGTCTTTAATTCGGCTAGCACAATA TTGCTGCGTGAACGCTTCAAGATCGACATGCCGCACCGTTTCAAGCCGTACACTTTCATGTCGCCTACTTTTTGTGATCACTGTGGTTCCTTGATGGCCGGTTTCTTCATACAAGGCCTGAAATGCGAAG AATGTGATGTTAACTGCCACAAGAAATGCCAGCACTTAATGGCCAACTTATGCGGTGTCAACCAGAAACTGATCGTCGAGGCTTTGGCTTGCGTGAAGCGAG GCGCACGTGAAGCCCGAGAATCCTCAACTACTCCACCGAGTTCAAATCCAGCATATACGATCGAGTCCAACGAGGAACAAGATG AAACGTCGTACACCTATTCCCAATTTCAAAAGTCGGGGCGTTTCACGGCGCCAGCTACCGTTATACCACGGTTCAAAAACTATTCGGTAGATGATTTCCACTTCCTAGCTGTGTTGGGCAAAGGCAGTTTCGGCAAG GTGCTGCTGGCTGAGCTGCGCGACACCACTTACTACTACGCCGTCAAGTGTTTGAAGAAAGATGTCGTTCTCGAGGATGACGATGTCGATTCAACCTTAATCGAACGCAAAGTGCTGGCATTGGGCACCAAACATCCGTATCTGTGTCACCTGTTTTGCACATTTCAAACGGAG AGCCATTTGTTCTTTGTAATGGAGTACCTTAATGGTGGCGATCTAATGTTTCACATACAGGAGAGTGGTCGATTTCCCGAAGAACGTGCACGTTTTTACGGAGCCGAAATCATATCTGGGTTGAAGTTCCTGCACAAAAAAGGAATAATTTATAG AGATCTGAAGTTGGACAACGTACTATTGGACTTTGAAGGTCACGTACGCATTGCCGACTTCGGCATGTGCAAATTGCAAATCTACCTCGACAAGACCGCCGACAGCTTCTGCGGTACACCTGATTATATGGCGCCCGAAATCATCAAg GGCGAAAAGTACAATCAAAACGTGGATTGGTGGTCCTTTGGTGTCTTGCTCTACGAAATGTTGATTGGGCAATCGCCGTTCAGTGGTTGCGATGAGGATGAATTATTTTGGTCGATTTGCAATGAGATTCCCTGGTTTCCGGTTTACATATCTGCAGAAGCTACGGGTATTTTGAAAGGA CTGCTTGAAAAGGATTACACAAAGCGCATTGGATCTCAATACAGTCCCGCTGGCGACATAAGCGAGCACATATTCTTCAGACCCATCGATTGGGATCTACTAGAGAAACGACAATTACCACCACCTTTCAAACCCCTTGTG AAACATCCATTGGATACTCAATACTTTGATCGAGTTTTCACAAAGGAGCGTGTGCGCTTGACCCCCATCGAAAAGGATATTCTGCATTCAATGGACCAGAAGCCGTTCTTGGGTTTCACATATACCAATCCACACATAACCCTTGATTAA
- the LOC105228285 gene encoding uncharacterized protein LOC105228285, whose protein sequence is MRISVCMLAILIGSSSAGFLGGSSGGGGTYGGGPGGHGGHGGHGGHGGHGGHGGYGGSGGSGEIKTIQIIHEEATGHGGSYGSHGGQGGHGHHGGFAGHGIGGGDVKTIKVIHEQGGAVGGHHGGNGGHGHGGGHGGSFGTIKVIHQQAGGNGFSNGYAGNGGYSYGNGGHGGHAGGHAGGLDGGAPGGGVVKTIKVIHEQGHAGGHGVGGTIGGGAIGGGHDEVKTIKVIHEQSGAVGGGSGGGYNYGSAAGGAVGGGEVKTIKVIHEQAGGVGGGAFGGSAIGGGEVKTIKVIHEQAGIGGHSSGDHGGHNVGGNDSFETIKSLKLIGELDGGYGGSGENANGGGHFSGGASASGNVGGDSGAGYLPPVNEYVPPSSEYGPPSNQYGPPPSQYGPPSNQYGPPSNQYGPPSNEYVPPANGYVPPSNQYLPPRL, encoded by the exons ATGAGG ATATCTGTTTGTATGCTCGCCATTTTAATTGGGTCAAGCTCGGCGGGTTTTCTCGGTGGTAGCTCCGGTGGTGGAGGTACTTATGGTGGTGGTCCCGGTGGACACGGCGGGCATGGAGGTCACGGAGGTCATGGTGGTCACGGTGGTCACGGTGGATATGGTGGTTCAGGAGGTAGCGGAGAgataaaaactattcaaatcatTCATGAAGAAGCCACTGGACACGGCGGAAGTTACGGGAGTCACGGCGGTCAAGGGGGCCATGGGCATCACGGTGGTTTTGCTGGCCATGGGATAGGTGGAGGGGACGTCAAAACCATAAAAGTTATTCATGAACAGGGAGGAGCAGTCGGCGGACACCATGGTGGTAATGGTGGTCATGGACATGGTGGGGGCCATGGTGGCAGCTTTGGAACCATCAAAGTTATACACCAACAAGCTGGTGGCAATGGATTCTCAAATGGTTATGCTGGCAATGGAGGCTACAGTTATGGCAATGGCGGACATGGGGGCCATGCTGGTGGTCATGCTGGTGGACTTGATGGGGGTGCACCAGGTGGTGGTGTggtaaaaacaattaaagttATTCATGAGCAGGGACATGCAGGTGGCCATGGAGTGGGAGGCACAATTGGTGGAGGAGCTATTGGCGGTGGTCACGATGAAGTGAAGACCATTAAAGTCATTCATGAGCAAAGTGGTGCAGTGGGCGGTGGTTCCGGTGGAGGTTATAATTATGGAAGTGCAGCTGGAGGTGCTGTTGGTGGCGGCGAGGTCAAAACTATCAAAGTCATTCATGAGCAAGCCGGAGGTGTAGGTGGTGGTGCTTTTGGTGGAAGCGCAATCGGTGGTGGTGAAGTGAAAACCATCAAAGTAATTCATGAGCAAGCCGGTATCGGAGGTCATTCTAGCGGTGATCATGGTGGACATAATGTCGGTGGAAACGATTCATTTGAAACGATAAAGTCACTCAAATTAATTGGTGAATTAGATGGTGGTTATGGCGGTTCAGGGGAAAATGCGAATGGTGGAGGCCATTTCAGTGGTGGAGCATCCGCAAGTGGCAATGTCGGCGGTGACTCCGGCGCTGGATACCTGCCCCCAGTTAATGAATACGTGCCTCCATCAAGTGAGTACGGTCCTCCATCAAATCAGTATGGACCTCCACCAAGCCAGTATGGGCCTCCATCCAACCAGTATGGACCTCCATCCAACCAGTACGGGCCTCCATCCAACGAGTACGTGCCGCCAGCGAACGGATACGTACCTCCCTCAAATCAGTACCTGCCACCAAGATTGTAA
- the LOC105228286 gene encoding putative protein kinase C delta type homolog isoform X2, with amino-acid sequence MMFTRAQVRKPKASGHNSNQKVQSRSSHKHHNLQQQQHEWDTHYKQSPPRGNGRVHDWERNRGWDKDRDRDRDRDRDRDRDRDREYYSDRSNFSTHKSHSYELPRQHSKEKAYTPFYEHEIDHSTVGDCTDRRTRPRSITNRRGAIKQLKTHDYNGHRFVAKFFRQPTFCAFCNLFVWGFGKKGYQCITCQTAVHKKCHEKLLSKCSGSVFNSASTILLRERFKIDMPHRFKPYTFMSPTFCDHCGSLMAGFFIQGLKCEECDVNCHKKCQHLMANLCGVNQKLIVEALACVKRGAREARESSTTPPSSNPAYTIESNEEQDETSYTYSQFQKSGRFTAPATVIPRFKNYSVDDFHFLAVLGKGSFGKVLLAELRDTTYYYAVKCLKKDVVLEDDDVDSTLIERKVLALGTKHPYLCHLFCTFQTESHLFFVMEYLNGGDLMFHIQESGRFPEERARFYGAEIISGLKFLHKKGIIYRDLKLDNVLLDFEGHVRIADFGMCKLQIYLDKTADSFCGTPDYMAPEIIKGEKYNQNVDWWSFGVLLYEMLIGQSPFSGCDEDELFWSICNEIPWFPVYISAEATGILKGLLEKDYTKRIGSQYSPAGDISEHIFFRPIDWDLLEKRQLPPPFKPLVKHPLDTQYFDRVFTKERVRLTPIEKDILHSMDQKPFLGFTYTNPHITLD; translated from the exons ATGATGTTCACACGGGCGCAAGTGCGCAAACCTAAGGCCAGTGGCCACAACAGCAATCAGAAGGTGCAGTCGCGCTCTTCACATAAGCACCACaacctgcaacaacaacaacatgaatgGGAT ACACACTACAAACAATCACCGCCCAGAGGAAATGGACGTGTTCACGATTGGGAGAGGAATAGAGGTTGGGATAAAGACCGAGACCGAGACAGAGATAGAGATCGCGATCGAGACCGAGACCGAGATCGGGAATACTACAGTGATCGAAGTAATTTTAGTACTCACAAGTCGCATTCCTATGAACTGCCTCGTCAACACTCCAAAGAAAAAGCCTATACTCCATTTTACGAGCACGAAATTGACCACAGCACTGTCGGTGATTGTACAGACAGGCGAACGCGGCCACGTAGCATCACAAATCGGCGCGGCGCCATCAAACAGCTCAA AACTCACGATTACAATGGCCATAGATTTGTGGCGAAATTCTTTCGACAGCCGACGTTCTGTGCATTTTGTAACCTCTTCGTATGGGGTTTTGGCAAGAAGGGTTATCAGTGTATAA CTTGTCAAACGGCTGTGCACAAGAAGTGTCACGAGAAGCTTCTAAGCAAGTGCTCCGGCTCTGTCTTTAATTCGGCTAGCACAATA TTGCTGCGTGAACGCTTCAAGATCGACATGCCGCACCGTTTCAAGCCGTACACTTTCATGTCGCCTACTTTTTGTGATCACTGTGGTTCCTTGATGGCCGGTTTCTTCATACAAGGCCTGAAATGCGAAG AATGTGATGTTAACTGCCACAAGAAATGCCAGCACTTAATGGCCAACTTATGCGGTGTCAACCAGAAACTGATCGTCGAGGCTTTGGCTTGCGTGAAGCGAG GCGCACGTGAAGCCCGAGAATCCTCAACTACTCCACCGAGTTCAAATCCAGCATATACGATCGAGTCCAACGAGGAACAAGATG AAACGTCGTACACCTATTCCCAATTTCAAAAGTCGGGGCGTTTCACGGCGCCAGCTACCGTTATACCACGGTTCAAAAACTATTCGGTAGATGATTTCCACTTCCTAGCTGTGTTGGGCAAAGGCAGTTTCGGCAAG GTGCTGCTGGCTGAGCTGCGCGACACCACTTACTACTACGCCGTCAAGTGTTTGAAGAAAGATGTCGTTCTCGAGGATGACGATGTCGATTCAACCTTAATCGAACGCAAAGTGCTGGCATTGGGCACCAAACATCCGTATCTGTGTCACCTGTTTTGCACATTTCAAACGGAG AGCCATTTGTTCTTTGTAATGGAGTACCTTAATGGTGGCGATCTAATGTTTCACATACAGGAGAGTGGTCGATTTCCCGAAGAACGTGCACGTTTTTACGGAGCCGAAATCATATCTGGGTTGAAGTTCCTGCACAAAAAAGGAATAATTTATAG AGATCTGAAGTTGGACAACGTACTATTGGACTTTGAAGGTCACGTACGCATTGCCGACTTCGGCATGTGCAAATTGCAAATCTACCTCGACAAGACCGCCGACAGCTTCTGCGGTACACCTGATTATATGGCGCCCGAAATCATCAAg GGCGAAAAGTACAATCAAAACGTGGATTGGTGGTCCTTTGGTGTCTTGCTCTACGAAATGTTGATTGGGCAATCGCCGTTCAGTGGTTGCGATGAGGATGAATTATTTTGGTCGATTTGCAATGAGATTCCCTGGTTTCCGGTTTACATATCTGCAGAAGCTACGGGTATTTTGAAAGGA CTGCTTGAAAAGGATTACACAAAGCGCATTGGATCTCAATACAGTCCCGCTGGCGACATAAGCGAGCACATATTCTTCAGACCCATCGATTGGGATCTACTAGAGAAACGACAATTACCACCACCTTTCAAACCCCTTGTG AAACATCCATTGGATACTCAATACTTTGATCGAGTTTTCACAAAGGAGCGTGTGCGCTTGACCCCCATCGAAAAGGATATTCTGCATTCAATGGACCAGAAGCCGTTCTTGGGTTTCACATATACCAATCCACACATAACCCTTGATTAA
- the LOC105228286 gene encoding nuclear pore complex protein DDB_G0274915 isoform X1, translated as MPLYTDPGYYYSGGSSQLYAPYYTPGLYGASSSSSSYAPYSSTYNRTFGGSYTLPLTPPRSPTYTSTHSLASRYQPKLSTITETSPLISSRHGGILPLTRIQSPKISPYTATSATTTKYVPPRPIPINTADIDVSSKRYPHHRDDLEKEKHDKQDNEIKRKSKEKNKKESSEEAKEEGKNQEHKGRSSTIKRDRPVVRLSTIRSRSKDRNRNTKSTSSGTDDSPEPKSKMFKDLPTIEPLHPTETHVTWRQKLAEELATVPTNNSKKSPGDLIRERYLIQEASSDNLDKFQGQPSSLKDENETKDKLASEVIIEVDLDITNNSIRRLSIPQCPSFHDICEDISSDKIDDDLNAGELRRRASLIQEQEQEILNQLQKSGSGTFQLIHLERRDSHDSTTEEGHRQSTKKRTSKKGKKIRHKITAVVEVENSPLLPVLQEKDELPTTTTGKDSSPKPKFTFNVESVEEHHEIHKVFKLPKRKSVKKVMKTKTVALPEGFMQASPKAKIQSNAKSPTKKGTFTSTAEIFTFEPSSVDSYWANNERDNVGAIASPKFQNDAKDESNFTTQSFESPKLTISGTTASLHSSSENQSTDTKELVLPNEIKIETTKPSKIELPKILPKIVNEAKKNPIEKSDSGIDFWSEIGNRESVYMTNRKKGQLESQWKKCEELLESQAVEDVSNIKEIKSAVTAQKNEALKKADQDMAKANDKGVVGRSQSTESTMSDKVNKGQKNLNLLGKTEQQAITKNSAATAQKSLIEQKLKTENIATTPTTSSLTAATTATSAATKINSGQVAKSPAQQPNKFTTLVKNDNESNIKLDKAKLFISQTDTKTTKAQTQIPTTPKSITTSANNILKEEKLWPEVNEPQAIDAVTEPRTTSAVAESGRPEIKVVGQNEALSAISTTVPPASTESTSSTSSTVSGMKPKTAPKAIATKEKTIATTVAKSKASPRSEPVTPINADQFISIAPPKTTTSPTKTKKTSPRNIKAKAKATIAINKNVNEKVAKTKISPKTTTAIATLATSPTTITSTDEVATTAAIAITATTSSTTKLPVNSSTQSSTSPEKPTAATVSPIVVATESLAHRKSHEDADDDEKNPQQKAHAPNNLSKFATVQNLAQCLQDVDADLEDYIPSSAENSDDEDSSYNYSSADGCDYQNLSASMKKKLRQRRKKEKQAEQARFDPQKKIKIDPSNKCYVKEEAPRYPLVATPRPLWKREKPVYPEEDSDDESGDSDETGSGSEETEDSEECSTSEEYEDDLSTNTSGALTGSSNVSKENSAIIRLSTCSNDSGFEGGTAPSSPKKMLETSYTYSQFQKSGRFTAPATVIPRFKNYSVDDFHFLAVLGKGSFGKVLLAELRDTTYYYAVKCLKKDVVLEDDDVDSTLIERKVLALGTKHPYLCHLFCTFQTESHLFFVMEYLNGGDLMFHIQESGRFPEERARFYGAEIISGLKFLHKKGIIYRDLKLDNVLLDFEGHVRIADFGMCKLQIYLDKTADSFCGTPDYMAPEIIKGEKYNQNVDWWSFGVLLYEMLIGQSPFSGCDEDELFWSICNEIPWFPVYISAEATGILKGLLEKDYTKRIGSQYSPAGDISEHIFFRPIDWDLLEKRQLPPPFKPLVKHPLDTQYFDRVFTKERVRLTPIEKDILHSMDQKPFLGFTYTNPHITLD; from the exons ATGCCACTCTACACAGATCCGGGCTATTATTATAGCGGTGGGAGCAGCCAACTCTATGCCCCTTACTACACACCGGGCCTATATGGGGCTAGCTCTTCGAGTAGTTCTTACGCCCCGTACTCCTCCACCTACAATCGCACGTTTGGTGGTAGCTATACACTGCCTTTGACGCCGCCGCGGTCTCCGACTTACACCTCAACACACAGCCTGGCATCCCGGTATCAGCCAAAGTTGTCAACCATCACCGAGACTTCTCCCCTCATTAGTTCCAGACACGGAGGCATTTTACCGTTAACACGAATACAATCTCCTAAAATTTCGCCTTACACAGCCACCTCGGCAACCACTACAAAATATGTACCACCACGCCCGATACCCATCAATACGGCTGATATTGATGTATCTTCAAAACGATATCCGCACCACAGAGATGATCTTGAGAAAGAAAAACATGATAAGCAGGATAACGAAATTAAGCGtaaaagtaaagaaaagaaTAAGAAAGAGAGTAGCGAGGAAGCAAAAGAAGAGGGTAAAAATCAAGAGCATAAGGGAAGGTCATCCACTATTAAAAGAGACCGTCCTGTAGTTCGTTTATCCACAATTCGCTCACGTAGTAAAGACCGCAACCGTAATACAAAGTCCACATCTTCGGGTACTGATGATTCCCCGGAACCGAAATCCAAAATGTTCAAAGATCTTCCCACAATAGAGCCGTTGCACCCAACCGAAACGCATGTTACTTGGCGTCAGAAGTTGGCTGAAGAATTGGCCACAGTGCCTACAAACAATTCAAAAAAGTCGCCAGGTGATTTGATTCGCGAGCGTTATCTTATACAGGAAGCCTCGTCCGATAATCTCGATAAATTTCAGGGTCAGCCTTCTTCATTAAAGgatgaaaatgaaacaaaagacAAGCTTGCTAGTGAAGTAATAATTGAAGTGGACTTGGATATTACTAATAACAGCATCCGTCGCTTAAGTATACCACAATGTCCCTCGTTTCATGATATATGTGAGGATATTTCGTCTGACAAAATTGACGATGACCTCAACGCGGGCGAACTAAGGCGTCGGGCTTCACTTATTCAAGAGCAAGAACAAGAAATTCTCAATCAATTACAGAAGTCTGGGTCTGGCACTTTCCAGCTTATTCATCTGGAAAGACGTGATAGTCACGACAGCACGACCGAAGAAGGACATCGTCAATCAACAAAGAAACGTACTTCGAAAAAGGGGAAAAAGATTAGGCACAAAATTACAGCTGTCGTTGAAGTTGAAAATTCACCTCTTCTACCGGTACTTCAAGAGAAAGATGAATTGCCTACTACGACTACTGGGAAGGACTCATCCCCTAAACCTAAGTTCACTTTCAATGTTGAATCGGTTGAAGAACATCACGAAATTCATAAAGTCTTTAAATTACCTAAaagaaaaagtgttaaaaaggtgatgaaaacaaaaacagtcgCTTTGCCTGAAGGATTTATGCAGGCAAGTCCAAAAGCAAAAATTCAGTCCAATGCAAAGTCTCCGACGAAAAAAGGCACGTTCACCAGCACGGCAGAGATTTTCACATTTGAACCCTCGAGTGTAGACTCGTATTGGGCAAATAACGAACGTGATAACGTAGGGGCAATTGCAAGTCCGAAGTTTCAAAATGATGCTAAAGACGAATCGAATTTCACCACCCAGTCTTTTGAATCACCTAAATTAACCATTTCAGGAACAACGGCTTCATTGCATTCCTCATCAGAAAATCAAAGCACAGATACAAAAGAACTTGTCCTTCCCAACGAAATAAAGATCGAAACTACAAAACCTTCAAAAATTGAATTACCAaagattttaccaaaaatagtaAATGAAGCCAAGAAAAATCCCATTGAAAAGTCAGACAGCGGAATAGATTTTTGGTCTGAAATTGGGAATCGTGAATCAGTATACATGACAAACCGAAAGAAAGGACAACTTGAGAGCCAATGGAAAAAATGCGAAGAACTTTTGGAATCCCAAGCTGTGGAAGACGTAagcaatataaaagaaataaaatctgCCGTAACAGCACAGAAAAACGAAGCTCTAAAGAAAGCAGATCAAGATATGGCAAAAGCAAACGACAAAGGCGTGGTAGGAAGATCTCAATCTACAGAATCTACAATGTCTGATAAGGTTAACAAAGGCCAAAAGAACTTGAATTTGTTAGGAAAAACGGAACAACAAGCGATTACTAAAAACTCAGCGGCAACTGCACAAAAATCTTTAATCgaacaaaaacttaaaaccgaaaatatagcaacaacgccaacaacgaGCTCTCTGACAGCCGCGACGACTGCAACAAGCGCCGCGACCAAAATAAATTCTGGGCAAGTCGCCAAGTCACCTGCACAACAACCGAACAAATTTACGACACTAGTAAAGAACGACAACGAAAGCAACATCAAATTAGATAAAGCGAAATTATTCATTAGCCAAACCGACACAAAAACTACGAAAGCACAAACACAAATACCAACTACACCGAAATCAATCACAACATCGGCTAATAACATATTGAAGGAGGAGAAACTATGGCCAGAAGTTAATGAACCACAAGCAATCGACGCAGTAACTGAACCAAGAACAACGTCAGCAGTTGCCGAAAGCGGTAGGCCGGAAATAAAAGTGGTGGGACAAAATGAAGCATTGTCGGCTATCTCGACTACAGTACCACCTGCATCGACTGAGTCCACCTCCTCTACCTCCTCTACCGTTAGTGGTATGAAGCCAAAAACTGCCCCTaaagcaatagcaacaaaagaaaaaactataGCAACAACTGTTGCCAAATCAAAAGCGTCCCCACGAAGTGAGCCGGTGACACCCATCAATGCCGATCAATTCATTTCGATAGCACCCCCAAAGACTACGACGTCaccaacaaaaactaaaaagacGTCACCACGAAACATAAAAGCAAAGGCAAAGGCAACAATAGCgataaacaaaaatgtgaacGAGAAAGTggccaaaacaaaaatatcgccaaaaacaacaaccgcAATAGCCACGCTAGCAACATCGCCCACAACAATAACATCCACAGACGAAGTAGCGACAACAGCTGCCATCGCTATTACTGCAACTACATCGTCGACGACAAAGCTACCAGTCAACTCGTCTACGCAGTCGTCCACATCCCCAGAGAAGCCAACAGCTGCAACCGTCTCACCAATAGTGGTCGCTACAGAATCGTTGGCGCACCGCAAAAGTCACGAAGATGCCGACGACGACGAGAAGAATCCCCAACAAAAGGCACACGCGCcaaataatttatcaaaattcgCAACAGTACAGAATTTGGCGCAGTGTTTACAAGACGTCGACGCCGATCTAGAAGACTACATACCGTCATCTGCGGAAAATAGCGATGACGAGGACAGTTCATACAATTACTCCAGTGCGGACGGTTGTGATTATCAAAATTTGAGTGCAAGTATGAAGAAAAAACTGCGACAACGGCGCAAAAAAGAGAAACAGGCCGAACAGGCTCGTTTCGATccacaaaagaaaattaaaatcgatCCCTCAAACAAGTGTTACGTGAAAGAAGAGGCACCGCGTTACCCACTTGTCGCGACACCGCGTCCACTATGGAAACGTGAAAAACCAGTGTATCCTGAAGAGGATTCCGATGACGAGAGTGGTGACAGTGATGAGACCGGGTCGGGAAGTGAAGAAACCGAAGACAGTGAAGAGTGCTCTACGTCCGAGGAATACGAGGACGACTTGAGCACCAATACCAGTGGAGCGCTCACAGGCAGCAGCAATGTGTCTAAGGAGAATTCCGCTATTATACGATTAAGTACCTGCAGCAATGATTCGGGTTTTGAAGGCGGCACTGCGCCATCTAGTCCCAAGAAAATGCTTG AAACGTCGTACACCTATTCCCAATTTCAAAAGTCGGGGCGTTTCACGGCGCCAGCTACCGTTATACCACGGTTCAAAAACTATTCGGTAGATGATTTCCACTTCCTAGCTGTGTTGGGCAAAGGCAGTTTCGGCAAG GTGCTGCTGGCTGAGCTGCGCGACACCACTTACTACTACGCCGTCAAGTGTTTGAAGAAAGATGTCGTTCTCGAGGATGACGATGTCGATTCAACCTTAATCGAACGCAAAGTGCTGGCATTGGGCACCAAACATCCGTATCTGTGTCACCTGTTTTGCACATTTCAAACGGAG AGCCATTTGTTCTTTGTAATGGAGTACCTTAATGGTGGCGATCTAATGTTTCACATACAGGAGAGTGGTCGATTTCCCGAAGAACGTGCACGTTTTTACGGAGCCGAAATCATATCTGGGTTGAAGTTCCTGCACAAAAAAGGAATAATTTATAG AGATCTGAAGTTGGACAACGTACTATTGGACTTTGAAGGTCACGTACGCATTGCCGACTTCGGCATGTGCAAATTGCAAATCTACCTCGACAAGACCGCCGACAGCTTCTGCGGTACACCTGATTATATGGCGCCCGAAATCATCAAg GGCGAAAAGTACAATCAAAACGTGGATTGGTGGTCCTTTGGTGTCTTGCTCTACGAAATGTTGATTGGGCAATCGCCGTTCAGTGGTTGCGATGAGGATGAATTATTTTGGTCGATTTGCAATGAGATTCCCTGGTTTCCGGTTTACATATCTGCAGAAGCTACGGGTATTTTGAAAGGA CTGCTTGAAAAGGATTACACAAAGCGCATTGGATCTCAATACAGTCCCGCTGGCGACATAAGCGAGCACATATTCTTCAGACCCATCGATTGGGATCTACTAGAGAAACGACAATTACCACCACCTTTCAAACCCCTTGTG AAACATCCATTGGATACTCAATACTTTGATCGAGTTTTCACAAAGGAGCGTGTGCGCTTGACCCCCATCGAAAAGGATATTCTGCATTCAATGGACCAGAAGCCGTTCTTGGGTTTCACATATACCAATCCACACATAACCCTTGATTAA